A genomic segment from Microbacterium sp. SORGH_AS_0428 encodes:
- a CDS encoding helix-turn-helix domain-containing protein → MPSTTIELATLGHRIRHFRTAAGLTLDELGAAVGVAGSHLSLIENGKREPKLSLLQEIAAATGTQLAELLSTEPPNRRAALEIELERAQTSHAFRQLGLPPIRVTKALSDETIETVLGLHHELQRREREAIATPEEARRANTDMRLRMREMNNHLPDIERLAEKQLKSAGHTSGALTHRTVSIMAEQLGFELIYAGDLPASTRSITDLENGRIYLPPASIPGGHGLRSMALQAMAHRLLGHQPPRDYAEFLQQRLEINYYAAACLMPPAPAVAFLQQAKKERNLAVEDFRDAFGVTHEAAGMRMTNLLTEHIGIRLHFLRVAGDGAISRVYENDGLPLPMDVTGAVEGQIVCRKFAARAAFAEQNRTTEHYQYTDTPSGTFWCSTQTGTTHDGEFSITVGVPFDDAKWFRGRETAKRASSQCPDESCCRRPSSQAAERWQGRAWPSARVHMQMFTPLPRGAFPGVDDSEVYDFLDRHA, encoded by the coding sequence ATGCCATCGACCACGATCGAGCTGGCCACCCTCGGCCATCGCATCCGTCACTTCCGTACGGCGGCGGGGCTCACCCTCGACGAGCTCGGGGCCGCCGTGGGCGTCGCGGGCAGCCACCTCAGCCTCATCGAGAACGGCAAGCGCGAGCCGAAGCTGTCGCTGCTGCAGGAGATCGCAGCGGCCACGGGCACCCAGCTGGCCGAGCTGCTGTCCACCGAGCCACCGAATCGGCGCGCGGCGCTGGAGATCGAGCTCGAGCGCGCGCAGACCTCCCACGCGTTCCGGCAGCTGGGACTGCCGCCGATCCGGGTCACGAAGGCACTGAGCGACGAGACCATCGAGACCGTCCTGGGGCTGCACCACGAGTTGCAGCGCCGCGAACGCGAAGCCATCGCGACGCCCGAGGAGGCCCGCCGCGCCAACACGGACATGCGGCTGCGGATGCGGGAGATGAACAACCACCTCCCCGACATCGAGAGACTCGCCGAGAAGCAGCTCAAGTCGGCGGGCCACACCTCCGGCGCCCTCACGCACCGCACGGTGAGCATCATGGCCGAGCAGCTGGGCTTCGAGCTCATCTACGCGGGCGACCTGCCCGCATCCACCCGCTCCATCACCGACCTCGAGAACGGGCGGATCTACCTGCCGCCGGCCTCGATTCCCGGTGGCCACGGGCTGCGCTCGATGGCGCTGCAGGCGATGGCGCACCGACTGCTGGGGCACCAACCGCCCCGCGACTACGCCGAGTTCCTGCAGCAGCGACTCGAGATCAACTACTACGCCGCGGCGTGCCTGATGCCGCCGGCACCCGCGGTGGCCTTCCTGCAGCAGGCGAAGAAGGAGCGCAACCTCGCCGTGGAAGACTTCCGCGACGCGTTCGGGGTGACGCACGAGGCCGCCGGGATGCGGATGACGAACCTGCTCACCGAGCACATCGGCATCCGTCTGCACTTCCTGCGGGTCGCCGGCGACGGCGCCATCTCACGCGTGTACGAGAACGACGGCCTTCCGCTGCCGATGGACGTGACGGGAGCGGTCGAGGGACAGATCGTGTGCCGCAAGTTCGCCGCCCGCGCGGCGTTCGCCGAGCAGAACCGCACGACCGAGCACTACCAGTACACCGACACCCCCTCCGGCACCTTCTGGTGCTCGACCCAGACCGGCACGACCCACGACGGCGAGTTCTCGATCACGGTGGGCGTCCCGTTCGACGACGCGAAGTGGTTCCGCGGGCGCGAGACGGCCAAGCGGGCGAGTTCGCAGTGCCCCGACGAGTCGTGCTGCCGCCGCCCGTCGAGCCAGGCCGCCGAACGCTGGCAAGGGCGGGCGTGGCCGAGCGCGCGCGTGCACATGCAGATGTTCACCCCGCTGCCGCGCGGCGCCTTCCCCGGCGTCGACGACAGCGAGGTCTACGACTTCCTCGACCGGCACGCCTGA
- a CDS encoding monooxygenase, which translates to MSTASVAAGVRTHIDDQLWARLPADIETRFRPIVDAVAEGAGGRDLARELPRDAVASLREAGLGRARLPLADGGLGLDWPTFTRLLVAIAAADANIPQILRGHIALVEQTLTTTDARFARRWRERIAGGEISGNSWSEAAGSTTSRAGAELSTDADGVLRLNGRKFYTTGSIFAEWTDTVAHRLSDGVDVAALVRLDQPGVTVIDDWDGFGQRLTGTGTIVFENAVVEPVDVLPVADRFAYQTGLYQLVLLAVLAGIAHAAVADAAAAVRARFRVYSHGTAARVQDDAQIQALLGELAASAFAVDASVAAVAEAIEEAYGAALEARDRPGDEVAVDRARRLAGLAEIRAAEAQSFATGAVQQLTSRLFDTLGASATARGAHLDRHWRNARTVSSHNPVLYKNRWVGEWVLHDRLPQALWAVGTPSTAE; encoded by the coding sequence ATGAGCACGGCATCCGTGGCGGCCGGTGTCCGCACGCACATCGACGACCAGCTCTGGGCGCGTCTGCCGGCAGACATCGAGACGCGGTTCCGTCCGATCGTCGACGCCGTGGCCGAGGGAGCAGGAGGTCGCGACCTCGCGCGCGAGCTTCCTCGCGACGCCGTCGCGTCCCTCCGCGAAGCGGGGCTCGGGAGGGCCCGGCTGCCGCTCGCCGACGGCGGGCTGGGGCTGGACTGGCCCACCTTCACGCGGCTGCTCGTGGCGATAGCCGCGGCCGACGCCAACATCCCGCAGATCCTGCGCGGCCACATCGCGCTCGTCGAGCAGACGCTGACGACGACGGATGCACGCTTCGCACGGCGGTGGCGGGAGCGCATCGCCGGGGGCGAGATCAGTGGCAACTCCTGGAGCGAGGCCGCCGGCTCGACCACGTCGCGGGCGGGCGCGGAGCTCTCGACGGATGCAGACGGCGTGCTTCGCCTGAACGGCAGAAAGTTCTACACGACCGGCAGCATCTTCGCCGAGTGGACCGACACCGTCGCCCATCGCCTCTCCGACGGTGTGGACGTCGCGGCGCTGGTGCGACTCGACCAGCCTGGTGTCACGGTCATCGACGATTGGGACGGCTTCGGCCAGCGCCTCACCGGAACGGGCACCATCGTCTTCGAGAACGCCGTCGTGGAGCCCGTGGACGTCCTGCCGGTCGCCGACCGGTTCGCGTACCAGACCGGGCTCTACCAGCTCGTCCTGCTGGCGGTGCTGGCCGGGATCGCGCACGCAGCCGTCGCCGATGCGGCCGCCGCCGTGCGCGCACGATTCCGCGTCTACAGTCATGGCACGGCCGCCCGGGTGCAGGACGACGCGCAGATCCAGGCCCTGCTGGGCGAGCTCGCCGCATCCGCCTTCGCCGTCGACGCGAGTGTCGCCGCCGTCGCGGAGGCGATCGAGGAGGCCTACGGGGCCGCGCTGGAGGCGCGCGATCGGCCCGGCGATGAGGTGGCCGTCGACCGCGCGCGCCGGTTGGCGGGGCTCGCAGAGATCCGGGCCGCCGAGGCCCAGTCCTTCGCGACCGGCGCGGTGCAACAGCTCACCTCGCGGCTGTTCGACACCCTGGGGGCGTCGGCCACGGCGCGCGGAGCGCACCTCGACCGACACTGGCGCAACGCCCGCACCGTCTCCAGCCACAACCCGGTGCTCTACAAGAACCGCTGGGTGGGGGAGTGGGTGCTGCACGACCGGCTTCCCCAGGCTCTCTGGGCGGTCGGCACACCGTCGACTGCCGAGTGA
- a CDS encoding acyl-CoA dehydrogenase family protein, translated as MTSPTLTPARTHFHGTADAAELAHWDAVAASVAERLALDALARDRANAQPFAEAQLLKDAQLTTLLDPAEYGGGGAHWESALRAVRILARSDASIAQVLGYHYVNEANIALVAPPAERERWFRATVAGRWIWGDSVNPVDPNLSLTVDGDGYRLNGFKRYSTGSGVGEALLINAVVEDGPDAGAFAFLVLPYGHPGVELVDDWDNLGQRLSASNTVTYRDVRVESEHLLGFGTDEPIQSFVTPAIQLVFGNLYLGIAQGALAQARELTNARANSWFLSGVATYSDDPFVRRLYGELVSRTAAVEALADRVNRRFDEVISRGADVTAEDRAEIAIEIAQLKVVASDTATDVAHRVFEATGTSSTANRVGLDLHWRNIRTHSLHDPVDYKKLEVGAHFLTGVVQPISLYT; from the coding sequence ATGACGTCACCGACTCTCACCCCCGCCCGCACCCACTTCCACGGCACCGCGGACGCGGCCGAACTCGCGCACTGGGATGCGGTCGCGGCATCCGTCGCCGAGCGCCTCGCCCTCGACGCGCTCGCCCGCGACCGTGCGAACGCACAGCCGTTCGCCGAAGCGCAGCTCCTGAAGGATGCGCAGCTCACGACCCTGCTCGATCCCGCCGAGTACGGGGGCGGCGGCGCCCACTGGGAGAGCGCGTTGCGCGCGGTGCGCATCCTCGCGCGCAGCGACGCCTCCATCGCACAGGTGCTCGGCTACCACTACGTGAACGAGGCCAACATCGCTCTCGTCGCACCGCCGGCGGAGCGCGAGCGCTGGTTCCGCGCCACGGTCGCCGGGCGATGGATCTGGGGCGACTCGGTGAACCCCGTCGACCCGAACCTCTCGCTCACGGTCGACGGCGACGGCTATCGGCTGAACGGCTTCAAGCGGTACTCGACCGGGTCGGGTGTCGGCGAGGCGTTGCTGATCAACGCCGTCGTCGAGGACGGTCCGGATGCGGGTGCGTTCGCCTTCCTCGTCCTGCCCTACGGGCACCCCGGTGTCGAGCTCGTCGATGACTGGGACAACCTCGGCCAGCGGCTGTCGGCGAGCAACACCGTCACCTATCGCGATGTGCGGGTGGAGTCGGAGCACCTCCTGGGATTCGGCACGGACGAGCCGATCCAGAGCTTCGTGACGCCCGCGATCCAGCTCGTGTTCGGAAACCTCTACCTCGGCATCGCGCAGGGCGCGCTCGCCCAGGCGCGCGAGCTGACAAATGCGAGGGCCAACTCGTGGTTCCTCTCGGGCGTCGCGACCTACAGCGACGACCCCTTCGTACGGCGACTGTACGGCGAGCTCGTCTCGCGCACCGCCGCCGTCGAGGCGCTCGCCGACCGCGTCAACCGGCGCTTCGACGAGGTCATCTCCCGGGGTGCCGACGTCACCGCCGAGGACCGCGCCGAGATCGCGATCGAGATCGCGCAGCTGAAGGTCGTGGCCAGCGACACGGCGACCGACGTCGCCCACCGCGTCTTCGAGGCCACGGGAACGAGCTCGACGGCGAACCGCGTCGGCCTCGATCTGCACTGGCGCAACATCCGCACCCACTCCCTCCACGACCCGGTCGACTACAAGAAGCTCGAGGTGGGGGCGCACTTCCTCACGGGCGTCGTCCAGCCGATCTCCCTGTACACATGA
- a CDS encoding LLM class flavin-dependent oxidoreductase produces the protein MSKPLILNAFEMSCVTHQAPGLWRHPDNRADEYNRLAYWTELAQLLERGGFHAIFLADVLGVYDVYRDSAAPALRDAAQIPVGNPLLQIPAMAAVTDRLGFGVTIASTYEHPYSLARTLTTLDHFTGGRVGWNVVTSYLNSAARNLGLGDQIAHDDRYGIADEFLDVAYKLWEGSWEDGAAVRDREAGVFTDPEKVHPIRHHGTHFDVPGIHLGEPSPQRTPVIFQAGASPRGQEFAARHGEAIFINGLTPELTRRTTDSIRDKAEAIGRPRDSVKILTLATVIVSETDELAQEKYADYRSYVSLEGALALYGGWSGIDLSTLDPAEPLTYVDTDAARSALSIFTKADPTRAWTPRDIAEYVGIGGIGAVIVGSPTTVADELERWIEVGGVDGFNLAYVVTPGTFEDIVELLVPELRRRGRLDDGGRIGGTLRERLTGDPVIAGWHPAHAYRGAYVGAPSAADSSASLVSTPA, from the coding sequence ATGAGCAAGCCCCTCATCCTCAACGCGTTCGAGATGAGCTGCGTCACGCACCAGGCCCCCGGGCTCTGGCGTCACCCGGACAACCGCGCCGACGAGTACAACAGGCTCGCGTACTGGACCGAGCTCGCCCAGCTGCTCGAGCGCGGCGGCTTCCACGCGATCTTCCTCGCCGATGTGCTGGGGGTCTACGACGTCTACCGGGACTCCGCGGCACCCGCGCTCCGCGACGCCGCCCAGATCCCCGTGGGCAACCCGCTCCTGCAGATTCCCGCGATGGCCGCCGTCACCGACCGGCTCGGCTTCGGCGTGACGATCGCCTCGACGTACGAGCATCCCTACTCGCTGGCGCGCACGCTCACCACTCTCGATCACTTCACGGGCGGCCGCGTGGGCTGGAACGTCGTGACGTCGTATCTCAACAGCGCGGCACGCAACCTGGGCCTGGGCGACCAGATCGCCCACGACGACCGCTACGGCATCGCCGACGAGTTCCTCGACGTCGCCTACAAGCTGTGGGAGGGGTCGTGGGAGGACGGCGCCGCCGTGCGCGACCGCGAGGCCGGTGTCTTCACCGACCCCGAGAAGGTGCACCCGATCCGCCACCACGGCACCCACTTCGACGTCCCCGGCATCCACCTCGGCGAGCCCTCTCCTCAGCGCACGCCCGTGATCTTCCAGGCGGGTGCGTCGCCGCGCGGGCAGGAGTTCGCCGCGCGGCACGGCGAGGCCATCTTCATCAACGGCCTCACCCCGGAGCTGACCCGTCGCACGACCGACAGCATCCGCGACAAGGCGGAGGCGATCGGGCGCCCCCGCGATTCGGTGAAGATCCTCACGCTCGCCACGGTGATCGTCTCCGAGACCGACGAGCTGGCGCAGGAGAAGTACGCCGACTACCGTTCCTACGTCTCGCTGGAGGGAGCGCTCGCGCTCTACGGCGGCTGGTCGGGCATCGATCTGTCCACGCTCGATCCGGCCGAGCCGCTCACCTACGTCGACACGGATGCGGCGCGCTCCGCCCTTTCGATCTTCACGAAGGCGGATCCCACACGCGCGTGGACGCCGCGCGACATCGCCGAGTACGTCGGGATCGGGGGCATCGGCGCCGTGATCGTCGGCAGCCCCACCACCGTCGCCGACGAGCTCGAGCGCTGGATCGAGGTCGGCGGGGTCGACGGGTTCAACCTCGCGTACGTCGTGACGCCGGGCACGTTCGAGGACATCGTCGAGCTCCTCGTTCCGGAGCTGCGCCGCCGCGGACGCCTCGATGACGGCGGTCGGATCGGCGGAACGCTCCGCGAGCGGCTCACCGGCGACCCCGTCATCGCCGGGTGGCATCCCGCCCACGCGTACCGCGGAGCGTACGTGGGCGCCCCCAGCGCCGCCGACAGTTCCGCGTCCCTCGTCTCCACTCCCGCTTGA
- a CDS encoding sugar ABC transporter substrate-binding protein, whose protein sequence is MSASSRRILRRLAVPATLAVTALALASCAGGSAAADGGDKELTVLLISSHEGASKLLAERYEAETGIKINPVIVPYDEIGNTLALDQQSGANTIDVAAPWYVSIGDLADAGAIQDLTDWIDSDADLKTDDFIPSIYDPYSLVDGRRYGLPFDGDTHVLFYNKEILARNGFTQPPATWDEYIEQSRAITANESANGVYGNVIFGQKSPLILGASFANRLAGFGGEFVDADGKPVINSLEAIAAAQSLADALPSAYPTPAETAFGEGNSAWYAGHAAFIENWTDLGVGSETNPDSTVKGEWGVTLLPVGGDNTTSRGLPRRGLHVGGRREHPEDGSRTRLHRLGVFQRHQQGAPRRGSPDGHRSQPDLLARERGVRHRIPRPAAREPRHARRRARLADRKERHAGRGGAHGRAGQAGRGRGHRQGSPRRHPGGVGRAPWLTLSRPRARAASLGVRRGRTARSWHPAF, encoded by the coding sequence ATGTCCGCTTCCTCCCGCCGCATCCTGCGCCGGCTCGCCGTCCCCGCAACGCTCGCGGTCACCGCCCTCGCCCTCGCATCCTGCGCGGGCGGATCCGCTGCGGCGGACGGCGGCGACAAAGAGCTCACCGTCCTGCTGATCTCGTCGCACGAGGGCGCGTCGAAGCTGCTCGCCGAGCGCTACGAGGCCGAGACAGGGATCAAGATCAACCCCGTCATCGTGCCCTACGACGAGATCGGCAACACCCTCGCGCTCGATCAGCAGTCGGGCGCGAACACGATCGACGTCGCCGCGCCCTGGTACGTGTCGATCGGCGACCTGGCCGATGCCGGCGCCATCCAGGACCTCACCGACTGGATCGACAGCGACGCCGATCTGAAGACCGACGATTTCATTCCCTCGATCTACGATCCGTACAGCCTGGTCGATGGACGCCGGTACGGGCTCCCGTTCGACGGCGACACGCACGTGCTGTTCTACAACAAGGAGATCCTGGCGCGGAACGGCTTCACCCAGCCGCCCGCCACCTGGGACGAGTACATCGAGCAGTCCCGCGCGATCACCGCGAACGAGAGCGCGAACGGCGTCTACGGCAACGTGATCTTCGGTCAGAAGTCGCCGCTCATCCTGGGCGCCAGCTTCGCGAACCGTCTCGCGGGCTTCGGCGGCGAGTTCGTCGACGCCGACGGCAAGCCCGTCATCAACTCCCTCGAGGCGATCGCTGCCGCCCAGTCGCTCGCCGACGCCCTGCCCTCCGCTTACCCCACCCCCGCCGAGACCGCCTTCGGCGAGGGCAACTCGGCCTGGTACGCGGGGCACGCGGCCTTCATCGAGAACTGGACCGACCTCGGGGTGGGGTCCGAGACCAACCCCGACTCCACGGTCAAGGGCGAGTGGGGCGTGACGCTGCTGCCGGTCGGCGGCGACAACACGACCTCCCGGGGCCTCCCTCGTCGCGGGCTTCACGTGGGTGGTCGCCGCGAACACCCAGAAGACGGATCTCGCACGCGACTTCATCGCCTGGGCGTCTTCCAGCGACATCAACAAGGAGCTCCTCGTCGCGGATCCCCAGACGGGCATCGATCCCAACCGGATCTCCTCGCTCGAGAGCGAGGCGTACGGCACCGCATACCCCGACCTGCAGCGCGTGAACCGCGCCACGCTCGACGGCGCGCTCGCCTGGCCGACCGGAAAGAACGCCACGCAGGCCGCGGAGGTGCTCACGGACGAGCTGGCCAAGCTGGTCGCGGGCGAGGTCACCGCCAAGGAAGCCCTCGACGCCACCCAGGCGGAGTGGGAAGAGCTCCTTGGCTGACGCTCTCACGCCCGCGCGCCCGCGCCGCATCCCTCGGGGTCCGGCGTGGGCGCACCGCGCGCTCGTGGCACCCAGCGTTCTAG
- a CDS encoding sugar ABC transporter permease — translation MAPSVLALVVLGVYPLLFILGAAFTDSSLGRPFQEWVGTETIEKVLGDADAVATLGRTLVYALGVSVVSLALGVVAALALHGAVRSGSLVRTLLLLPLITPPVIVGTLWKLVYNPGGGLLATVLGFFGAPRDAIAPLSSTTWALPGIALADVWEWTPLVALLVFTALLAQDAQTLEAARLDGAHGFALFRHITLPAISGVVAAAFFIRLVLAFKVFDLVFMMTSGGPGQATTTTSYLIYQAALREFDLGKAAVITLLLAVLVTVATLPFALVARRLQANHE, via the coding sequence GTGGCACCCAGCGTTCTAGCCCTCGTCGTGCTGGGCGTGTATCCGCTGCTGTTCATCCTCGGCGCGGCGTTCACCGACTCCTCGCTCGGCCGGCCGTTCCAGGAGTGGGTGGGCACCGAGACCATCGAGAAGGTGCTCGGGGATGCGGATGCGGTCGCGACCCTCGGTCGCACCCTCGTGTACGCCCTCGGGGTGTCGGTGGTGAGCCTCGCGTTGGGCGTCGTGGCTGCGCTCGCGCTTCACGGCGCGGTGCGCAGCGGCTCCCTCGTGCGCACGCTCCTGCTGCTGCCGCTCATCACACCGCCGGTCATCGTCGGAACGCTGTGGAAGCTCGTCTACAACCCCGGCGGCGGGCTCCTCGCGACCGTGCTCGGGTTCTTCGGCGCTCCCCGCGACGCGATCGCCCCGCTCTCCTCCACCACGTGGGCCCTGCCCGGCATCGCACTCGCGGATGTGTGGGAGTGGACGCCGCTGGTCGCCCTGCTCGTGTTCACGGCGCTGCTCGCACAGGACGCCCAGACGCTCGAGGCGGCGCGCCTGGACGGCGCGCACGGGTTCGCCCTCTTCCGGCACATCACGCTCCCCGCGATCTCGGGCGTGGTCGCGGCGGCCTTCTTCATCCGCCTCGTGCTGGCGTTCAAGGTCTTCGACCTCGTCTTCATGATGACCTCGGGAGGTCCGGGGCAGGCCACGACCACGACGTCCTACCTGATCTACCAGGCGGCCCTGCGCGAGTTCGACCTCGGCAAAGCCGCCGTCATCACCCTGCTGCTCGCCGTCCTCGTGACCGTCGCCACCCTTCCCTTCGCCCTCGTGGCGCGCAGATTGCAGGCCAACCATGAGTGA
- a CDS encoding carbohydrate ABC transporter permease, giving the protein MSDLLVSRRPRASRRSILSTVVLAALVLFFVVPLLYLVSVSLMGRNETGQGVLIPAVPQFSNWTEVLTQSDLLRGIANSLIAAIGGAVVSLLIALPGAWAMVRFRTGGATLAGTIMSPWLLPPIVAVVPLFTLLRLLGANNTLWGLTLVYALVNVPVAIWLLEGFLRKLPIEIEEAARIDGAGSVRVLVSVVAPLVAPALVAVGIIAGVLNYNEFLLATFLTQSPDARTLPVVLSLFYGERTPHVGKIAAASVIGVIPVFAAAVFLQRWLVGGLTSGAVR; this is encoded by the coding sequence ATGAGTGATCTCCTCGTCTCCCGGCGTCCGCGTGCGTCTCGACGCAGCATCCTGTCCACCGTCGTGCTCGCCGCGCTGGTGCTGTTCTTCGTGGTGCCGTTGCTGTACCTGGTGTCGGTATCGCTCATGGGCCGCAACGAGACGGGTCAGGGCGTGCTGATCCCTGCGGTGCCGCAATTCTCGAACTGGACCGAGGTGCTCACGCAGTCGGACCTGCTGCGCGGCATCGCCAACTCCCTGATCGCCGCGATCGGTGGCGCCGTCGTCTCCCTGCTGATCGCGCTGCCGGGAGCCTGGGCGATGGTGCGCTTCCGCACCGGCGGCGCGACGCTGGCGGGCACGATCATGAGCCCGTGGCTGCTGCCGCCGATCGTCGCGGTCGTGCCGCTGTTCACCCTGCTGCGCCTGCTCGGCGCCAACAACACGCTGTGGGGCCTGACGCTGGTCTACGCCCTGGTCAACGTGCCGGTCGCGATCTGGCTGTTGGAGGGGTTCCTGCGCAAGCTCCCGATCGAGATCGAGGAGGCGGCGCGGATCGACGGCGCCGGCTCCGTCCGCGTGCTGGTGTCTGTCGTCGCCCCGCTGGTCGCTCCCGCGCTCGTCGCGGTGGGCATCATCGCCGGGGTGCTGAACTACAACGAGTTCCTGCTCGCGACGTTCCTGACCCAGTCGCCGGATGCCCGAACCCTGCCGGTGGTGCTCTCGCTGTTCTACGGGGAACGCACCCCTCACGTCGGCAAGATCGCGGCCGCATCCGTCATCGGGGTGATCCCCGTCTTCGCGGCCGCCGTGTTCCTGCAGCGGTGGCTCGTAGGAGGCCTCACCTCCGGCGCGGTGCGCTGA
- a CDS encoding GNAT family N-acetyltransferase, whose product MDDSAALRVALRPYSSADAAATLAVFTDAITQTASAHYTPEQIEAWARPGRRDLPAWDEAMSGRGSIVAVAGDEVVGFSDVGQDGYIDMLFVSPRHVRRGIARSLLAFIESRARSSGIAELTSDVSVAARLFFESVGFEIVREQRPIKEGVALTNFRMRKLLTGGSVALSAPRRR is encoded by the coding sequence ATGGACGATTCCGCCGCGCTCCGCGTCGCTTTGCGCCCCTACTCATCGGCCGACGCGGCAGCGACGCTCGCCGTGTTCACCGACGCGATCACGCAGACGGCATCGGCGCACTACACACCCGAGCAGATCGAGGCGTGGGCGAGGCCGGGCCGGCGTGACCTGCCCGCGTGGGATGAGGCGATGAGCGGGCGAGGCAGCATCGTCGCCGTCGCAGGCGACGAGGTGGTCGGATTTTCAGACGTCGGGCAGGACGGCTACATCGATATGCTCTTCGTCTCTCCTCGACATGTCCGCCGCGGAATCGCCCGCTCGCTTCTGGCGTTCATCGAGTCCCGGGCGCGGTCGTCAGGGATCGCGGAGCTCACTTCCGACGTCAGCGTGGCAGCACGTCTCTTCTTCGAGAGCGTCGGGTTCGAGATCGTCAGAGAGCAACGGCCGATCAAGGAGGGCGTCGCGCTCACGAACTTCCGGATGCGGAAGCTCCTCACCGGCGGCTCGGTGGCGCTCAGCGCACCGCGCCGGAGGTGA
- a CDS encoding NAD-dependent succinate-semialdehyde dehydrogenase: protein MTALTETDLLARVRSQLFIGGQWRDASDAQTLDVRDPATNAVVKTIASATVADGAAALDAAVDAFESWSRTPARERAELLRRAFDLLQERKEEFALLMTIEMGKPLAEARGEVVYGGEFLRWFSEEAAHVQGRYGANPEGTGRMIVSQHPVGPCYLITPWNFPLAMATRKIAPALAAGCTVVIKPAELTPLTTLYFAQLLQDAGLPDGVVNVITTSHSGAVSEPIIRDPRLRKLSFTGSTPVGVKLLEQAAGGVLRTSMELGGNAPFLVFDDADLDKAVEGALLAKFRNIGQACTAANRFLVHRSVAEEFTRRVTERVQAMRVGRGTEEGVAIGPLIDDRAVAKAEALVSDAVSRGASVRTGGAAIPREGTFFEPTVVSDVAAGSDILREEIFGPVLAIVPFDDEDEAVALANATEYGLVSYVFTENLARGQRMIERLETGMMGLNVGVVSNAAGPFGGWKSSGLGREGGAEGIHEYLQTKYTLTPNPFA from the coding sequence ATGACCGCACTCACCGAGACCGACCTGCTCGCCCGCGTCCGCTCGCAGCTGTTCATCGGCGGCCAATGGCGCGACGCATCCGACGCCCAGACGCTGGACGTGCGCGATCCCGCCACCAACGCGGTCGTGAAGACGATCGCGAGCGCCACGGTCGCCGACGGCGCCGCGGCACTGGATGCGGCCGTCGACGCGTTCGAGTCGTGGTCGCGGACCCCGGCGCGCGAGCGGGCGGAGCTGCTGCGGCGTGCCTTCGATCTGCTGCAGGAGCGCAAGGAGGAGTTCGCGCTGCTCATGACGATCGAGATGGGCAAGCCGCTCGCCGAGGCCCGCGGTGAAGTCGTGTACGGCGGCGAGTTCCTGCGGTGGTTCAGCGAAGAGGCCGCCCACGTGCAGGGACGCTATGGCGCCAACCCCGAGGGCACCGGTCGCATGATCGTCTCGCAGCACCCCGTCGGCCCGTGCTACCTCATCACCCCCTGGAACTTTCCGCTCGCGATGGCGACGCGCAAGATCGCCCCCGCGCTCGCCGCGGGTTGCACGGTGGTCATCAAGCCGGCCGAGCTCACCCCGCTGACGACGCTCTACTTCGCCCAGCTGCTGCAGGATGCGGGTCTTCCGGACGGCGTGGTCAACGTCATCACCACGTCGCACTCCGGCGCCGTGTCGGAACCGATCATCCGTGACCCGCGCCTGCGCAAGCTGTCGTTCACGGGCTCGACGCCCGTCGGCGTGAAGCTGCTGGAGCAGGCTGCCGGCGGCGTACTGCGCACCTCGATGGAGCTCGGCGGCAACGCGCCCTTCCTCGTCTTCGACGACGCCGACCTCGACAAGGCCGTGGAGGGGGCGCTGTTGGCGAAGTTCCGCAACATCGGTCAGGCGTGCACCGCCGCGAACCGCTTCCTCGTGCACCGCAGCGTCGCGGAGGAGTTCACGCGTCGCGTCACCGAACGGGTGCAGGCGATGCGGGTCGGTCGCGGCACCGAGGAAGGCGTGGCGATCGGTCCGCTCATCGACGACCGCGCGGTGGCGAAGGCGGAGGCGCTCGTCTCGGATGCGGTCTCGCGCGGCGCGAGCGTGCGCACGGGTGGAGCGGCGATCCCGCGCGAGGGCACGTTCTTCGAGCCCACGGTCGTCTCCGACGTCGCGGCGGGAAGCGACATCCTGCGCGAGGAGATCTTCGGCCCGGTTCTGGCGATCGTCCCCTTCGACGACGAGGACGAGGCGGTAGCCCTCGCCAACGCCACCGAGTACGGACTGGTGTCGTACGTCTTCACCGAGAACCTCGCGCGGGGCCAGCGCATGATCGAGCGCCTGGAGACGGGGATGATGGGGCTCAACGTGGGCGTCGTCTCCAACGCGGCCGGCCCGTTCGGCGGGTGGAAGTCCTCGGGTCTCGGCCGCGAGGGCGGCGCGGAGGGCATCCACGAGTACCTGCAGACCAAGTACACGCTCACGCCCAACCCCTTCGCCTGA